A stretch of Allostreptomyces psammosilenae DNA encodes these proteins:
- a CDS encoding pyruvate dehydrogenase, whose amino-acid sequence MAKQSIAEQFVDVLARAGVRRLYGVVGDSLNPVVDAVRRHPGIDWIQVRHEETAAFAAGAEAQLTGRLAACAGSCGPGNLHLINGLYDAQRSSAPVLALASHIPSSEIGTGFFQETHPDRIYAECSEYSEMITSPGQMPRVLQAAIQHAVGGPGVAVVSLPGDVAAQEVPRTAYELTTTVSRPLARPSDVEVAQLARMVDEAERVTLFCGRGAAGAHPEVMAFAERVKAPVGHALRGKEHIQYDNPYDVGMSGLLGYGAAYEAMHECDLLILLGTDFPYNAFLPQDVRTVQVDIRAEHLGRRTRLDLAVWGDVRETLRCLTPLVREKTDRRFLNRMLRQHADALEGKVRAYTRNVERHVPIHPEYVAAILDEEAADDAVFTVDTGMCNVWAARYLTPNGRRRVIGSFVHGSMANALPQAIGAQFLDRDRQVVSMSGDGGFSMLMGDFLTLVQYDLPVKVVLFNNSSLGMVELEMMVSGLPAHGTAYHNPDFAAIAEAAGVKGVRVTKPKHVRQALREVLAHDGPALLDVVTDPNALSIPPKITAEQVTGFALSAGKMVLEGGVGRMVQLARSNLRNVPRP is encoded by the coding sequence ATGGCCAAGCAGAGCATCGCCGAGCAGTTCGTCGACGTCCTCGCCCGGGCCGGCGTGCGCCGCCTGTACGGGGTCGTGGGGGACAGCCTCAACCCGGTGGTGGACGCCGTGCGGCGGCATCCCGGGATCGACTGGATCCAGGTCCGGCACGAGGAGACGGCGGCCTTCGCGGCCGGCGCGGAGGCGCAGCTGACCGGGCGGTTGGCGGCCTGCGCCGGCTCCTGCGGCCCCGGGAACCTCCACCTGATCAACGGGCTGTACGACGCCCAGCGCAGCTCGGCGCCGGTGCTCGCCCTGGCCTCGCACATCCCGTCCAGCGAGATCGGCACCGGCTTCTTCCAGGAGACCCACCCGGACCGGATCTACGCCGAGTGCAGCGAGTACTCCGAGATGATCACCTCCCCGGGGCAGATGCCGCGGGTGCTGCAGGCCGCGATCCAGCACGCGGTCGGCGGCCCGGGGGTGGCGGTGGTGTCGCTGCCCGGTGACGTCGCCGCCCAGGAGGTGCCGCGGACCGCGTACGAGCTGACCACCACGGTCTCCCGGCCGCTGGCCCGCCCGTCCGACGTGGAGGTGGCCCAGCTCGCCCGGATGGTGGACGAGGCCGAGCGGGTGACCCTGTTCTGCGGGCGGGGCGCGGCCGGGGCGCACCCGGAGGTGATGGCCTTCGCCGAGCGGGTGAAGGCGCCGGTGGGCCACGCCCTGCGCGGCAAGGAGCACATCCAGTACGACAACCCGTACGACGTGGGGATGTCCGGCCTGCTCGGGTACGGCGCGGCCTACGAGGCGATGCACGAGTGCGACCTGCTGATCCTGCTCGGCACCGACTTCCCGTACAACGCGTTCCTGCCGCAGGACGTGCGCACCGTGCAGGTCGACATCCGGGCGGAGCACCTGGGCCGGCGGACCAGGCTCGACCTGGCGGTCTGGGGCGACGTGCGGGAGACGCTGCGCTGCCTGACGCCGCTGGTGCGGGAGAAGACCGACCGGCGGTTCCTGAACCGGATGCTCCGCCAGCACGCCGACGCCCTGGAGGGCAAGGTGCGCGCCTACACCCGCAACGTGGAACGGCACGTCCCGATCCACCCGGAGTACGTGGCCGCCATCCTGGACGAGGAGGCGGCCGACGACGCGGTCTTCACCGTGGACACCGGGATGTGCAACGTCTGGGCGGCGCGCTACCTGACCCCGAACGGCCGGCGGCGGGTGATCGGTTCGTTCGTGCACGGCTCGATGGCCAACGCGCTGCCGCAGGCCATCGGCGCGCAGTTCCTGGACCGGGACCGGCAGGTGGTGTCGATGTCCGGGGACGGCGGGTTCTCCATGCTGATGGGCGACTTCCTCACCCTGGTGCAGTACGACCTGCCGGTGAAGGTGGTGCTGTTCAACAACTCCTCGCTGGGCATGGTGGAGCTGGAGATGATGGTCTCCGGGCTGCCGGCGCACGGCACGGCGTACCACAACCCGGACTTCGCCGCGATCGCGGAGGCGGCGGGGGTGAAGGGGGTCCGGGTGACCAAGCCCAAGCACGTCCGCCAGGCGCTGCGCGAGGTCCTGGCGCACGACGGCCCGGCGCTGCTGGACGTGGTCACCGACCCGAACGCGCTCTCCATCCCGCCCAAGATCACCGCGGAGCAGGTCACCGGCTTCGCCCTGTCGGCGGGCAAGATGGTCCTGGAGGGCGGCGTCGGCCGAATGGTGCAACTGGCCAGGTCCAACCTGAGGAACGTGCCACGCCCCTGA